Proteins from a genomic interval of Nitrosomonas sp.:
- a CDS encoding type II secretion system F family protein: MATIAAKQTKVKEFSFLWEGKDKNGKAVKGEIRAAEAIVVKSTLRRQGIMVTKVAKARASGSINDKDITLFTRQLATMMKAGVPLLQAFDIVGKGHSNRAVGKLLMDIKTDVETGSNLADAFRKYPLYFDSLFCNLVGAGEAAGILDSLLDRLATYKEKIQAIKGKIKSALFYPISIIVVAFVITAVIMIFVIPAFKELFEGFGADLPAPTLAVMAVSDFFVDYWWAIFGGVGGGLHAFFYAWKRSRPMQRVMDRMALRMPIFGDVIRKATIARWSRTLSTMFAAGVPLVEALDSVAGAAGNQVYYEATKRIQGEVSTGNSLVESMTLTNVFPSMVLQMVSIGEESGSLDAMLSKVADFFEAEVDDAVDALSSLMEPIIMVVLGTLIGGMVVAMYLPIFKMGQVV, from the coding sequence ATGGCGACTATTGCGGCAAAACAAACTAAGGTTAAGGAATTCAGTTTCTTATGGGAAGGTAAAGATAAAAACGGCAAAGCGGTTAAAGGTGAAATACGCGCAGCTGAGGCAATTGTGGTGAAATCAACTCTACGGCGACAGGGTATTATGGTGACCAAGGTTGCCAAGGCGCGTGCCAGCGGCAGTATTAACGATAAGGATATCACCCTGTTTACTCGTCAACTGGCAACTATGATGAAAGCAGGCGTACCTTTATTACAGGCATTTGATATCGTCGGCAAAGGACATAGCAACCGTGCCGTTGGAAAATTGCTGATGGATATCAAAACCGATGTTGAAACCGGTAGCAACCTGGCGGATGCTTTCCGCAAATATCCGCTATATTTTGATTCGTTATTCTGTAATCTGGTCGGGGCTGGTGAGGCAGCGGGTATCCTGGATAGCCTGCTCGACCGTCTCGCCACTTACAAGGAAAAGATCCAGGCGATCAAAGGGAAAATCAAATCAGCACTGTTTTACCCTATTTCGATTATCGTAGTCGCCTTTGTGATTACAGCAGTAATCATGATATTTGTCATTCCAGCATTTAAGGAGCTTTTTGAGGGTTTTGGAGCTGATTTACCCGCGCCCACTCTGGCAGTTATGGCGGTTTCTGATTTTTTTGTGGATTATTGGTGGGCAATATTTGGTGGAGTAGGTGGTGGTCTACACGCTTTTTTCTACGCTTGGAAACGTTCTCGACCAATGCAGCGCGTCATGGATCGAATGGCGCTAAGAATGCCTATTTTTGGTGATGTTATTCGTAAAGCAACTATTGCGCGTTGGTCGCGTACACTTTCAACCATGTTTGCTGCCGGTGTGCCGCTGGTTGAAGCGCTCGACTCAGTTGCGGGTGCCGCCGGTAATCAGGTTTATTATGAAGCCACGAAGCGGATACAGGGAGAAGTCAGTACTGGTAATAGTCTAGTGGAATCGATGACGCTTACCAATGTTTTTCCCAGTATGGTGTTGCAGATGGTATCCATTGGTGAGGAATCGGGTTCCCTTGATGCCATGCTGAGCAAGGTTGCTGATTTCTTTGAAGCTGAGGTGGATGATGCCGTGGACGCACTTTCGAGTCTGATGGAGCCCATCATCATGGTTGTCTTGGGAACGCTCATTGGCGGCATGGT
- a CDS encoding CDP-6-deoxy-delta-3,4-glucoseen reductase: protein MKPYQILLRPSGHIFYAESTETILEAALRQGLSLPYGCRNGACGTCKGKIIQGHVDYGCYDEAVLTELEKQQGMALFCRAIPHSDLEIESREIVAIKDIKVRTLPCRVQKLDHVAPDVMIIYLKLPANERLQFLPGQYIDILMKDGQRRSFSLANAPQDDDLLQLHARNYNGGVFSQYVFSQMKEKDILRFEGPLGTFCLREAPEKGTSIIFLAGGTGFAPVKSMLEHIFQNENSPFKQCNILFYWGTRTHADLYLDKLPKKWAIENKNFSYVPVLSESAPADAWQGRIGLVHQAVMEDFIALSNCQIYACGAPGMISAAYHAFQTRGLKAENFFSDAFTPSITGK, encoded by the coding sequence ATGAAACCTTATCAAATTCTACTGAGGCCCAGTGGCCATATTTTTTATGCGGAGTCAACAGAAACTATTCTCGAGGCAGCCTTACGGCAAGGATTATCATTACCCTACGGGTGTCGCAACGGTGCCTGCGGCACCTGCAAAGGAAAAATTATACAAGGTCACGTAGATTATGGCTGCTATGACGAAGCAGTATTGACTGAATTGGAGAAGCAACAAGGAATGGCATTATTCTGCCGAGCCATACCCCATTCTGATCTTGAAATAGAAAGCCGTGAAATAGTCGCTATCAAAGACATCAAAGTCCGTACTCTGCCATGCCGGGTTCAGAAGCTGGATCATGTTGCTCCTGATGTGATGATCATCTATTTGAAATTACCGGCGAATGAACGCTTACAGTTCTTGCCCGGACAATATATTGATATCTTGATGAAGGATGGTCAGCGACGAAGTTTTTCCCTGGCGAATGCGCCCCAAGATGATGATCTTTTACAACTGCATGCAAGAAATTATAATGGTGGTGTATTTTCACAGTATGTGTTTTCGCAGATGAAAGAAAAGGATATATTGCGTTTTGAGGGTCCGCTTGGTACTTTCTGCTTGCGAGAGGCGCCCGAAAAAGGCACGTCAATTATTTTTCTGGCTGGTGGTACGGGCTTTGCACCAGTCAAAAGCATGCTGGAACACATCTTCCAGAATGAAAACAGTCCATTCAAGCAATGCAACATCTTGTTCTACTGGGGAACACGAACACACGCAGATCTTTATCTGGACAAATTACCGAAAAAATGGGCAATAGAAAATAAGAATTTCAGTTATGTGCCCGTGTTATCAGAATCAGCTCCAGCTGATGCATGGCAAGGACGAATCGGATTGGTTCATCAGGCAGTTATGGAAGACTTCATTGCGTTATCAAACTGCCAAATTTATGCATGCGGCGCGCCAGGGATGATCAGTGCAGCCTATCATGCTTTCCAAACACGCGGCTTGAAAGCAGAGAATTTTTTTTCTGACGCATTTACACCTTCGATCACCGGGAAATAA
- a CDS encoding SDR family oxidoreductase, producing MKNKLLIVGCGDIAMRLSFLLKKRYQLIGLCRNAENFGKLRAHEISPLAGDLDYPASLGRLSGTAHTIVHLAPPPAWGRKDTRTKHLLTALCDQSKSKIAILPQQFIYISTSGVYGDCGGGWVDENHNVNPRNERAWRRLDAERQVRSWGSRHGIRVSILRVPGIYAENRLPISRLQQGLPALLAHEDSYTNHIHADDLAQIIVAAVRYGKPGRVYHACDDSHLRMGDYFDMVADHFKLPRPPKITREQALTALSPGMLSFMQESRRLTNVRMKQELRVKLNYSTVADCLATISV from the coding sequence ATAAAAAACAAGCTGTTGATTGTAGGATGTGGTGATATTGCGATGAGACTGTCTTTTTTGCTCAAAAAACGATATCAGCTGATTGGTTTGTGTCGTAACGCCGAAAACTTTGGTAAATTACGTGCGCATGAGATCAGTCCGCTGGCAGGAGATCTGGATTATCCAGCCAGTCTTGGTAGATTATCCGGGACGGCACATACAATTGTTCATCTCGCTCCACCACCCGCATGGGGCCGTAAAGATACGCGCACAAAACACTTGCTGACAGCACTTTGTGACCAGTCAAAATCAAAAATAGCGATACTACCACAACAGTTTATCTATATCAGTACGAGTGGTGTTTATGGTGATTGCGGCGGTGGCTGGGTGGACGAAAATCATAATGTCAATCCTCGTAACGAGCGTGCCTGGCGTAGATTGGATGCAGAGCGACAGGTTAGAAGCTGGGGAAGTCGTCATGGGATTCGAGTTTCAATATTGAGGGTACCTGGTATCTATGCTGAGAATCGCCTGCCCATTTCGCGCCTGCAACAAGGATTACCCGCTTTGCTGGCACATGAAGATAGTTACACTAACCATATTCACGCTGATGATCTGGCACAGATCATTGTCGCAGCAGTGCGTTATGGCAAGCCTGGAAGGGTATACCATGCTTGTGATGACTCGCATCTCAGAATGGGGGATTATTTTGACATGGTTGCAGATCACTTCAAATTACCTCGCCCACCAAAGATTACACGCGAACAGGCACTAACCGCGCTTTCACCTGGAATGCTGTCATTCATGCAGGAATCGCGACGACTAACTAATGTACGCATGAAACAAGAACTACGAGTGAAGCTGAATTATTCAACCGTTGCTGACTGTCTGGCAACCATTTCGGTTTAG